The DNA window CAGCTGATCTAGGGATGCGTGCGTGCTGTTGCCGCAGGTCGAGCCCCTCGCGGGCTCGCGGGTTGAAACCGCTTTGAGCGAACGACACGCTGAATATGTCAAGGTCGAGCCCCTCGCGGGCTCGCGGGTTGAAACTCCAGCCGCATGCGGTACTCGGCCTCGATGTCGGTCGAGCCCCTCGCGGGCTCGCGGGTTGAAACATTGCCGGGAACGTCATCGAAAGTATCGAACTGGCCGTCGAGCCCCTCGCGGGCTCGCGGGTTGAAACAAACACCACGAGCGCTTGCCCGGCGAGCCACGAAGTCGAGCCCCTCGCGGGCTCGCGGGTTGAAACTTGTCGCTGGCCTTGGTCGCGATCTCGCTCGGCGTCGAGCCCCTCGCGGGCTCGCGGGTTGAAACCCGATCCTTATACTGGCGTGCTCCAGGAGGTTGGTCGAGCCCCTCGCGGGCTCGCGGGTTGAAACAAGGGCGACAAGGGCGAGAAGGTCAAGCAAGCTCGGTCGAGCCCCTCGCGGGCTCGCGGGTTGAAACGTCAACACGCGCGCCGTCCCACGCTGCGTCGTTGGGTCGAGCCCCTCGCGGGCTCGCGGGTTGAAACTATCACACGTGTCTTTACTAGTGAGACTGCGGCGTCGAGCCCCTCGCGGGCTCGCGGGTTGAAACATGGGCAGGACGGCGACGATGGACTTCTCGGATGTCGAGCCCCTCGCGGGCTCGCGGGTTGAAACGTGCCGGGAATGTAGGACGTGCGCGACCATGCCGAGGTCGAGCCCCTCGCGGGCTCGCGGGTTGAAACTCAGATACGCCCATCAAACACCACCTTTCGTTAAAGTCGAGCCCCTCGCGGGCTCGCGGGTTGAAACATGATGTGCGCTCGCATCGCCATCATCTCACCGTGTCGAGCCCCTCGCGGGCTCGCGGGTTGAAACGCCTCGGCGACCTCGATTAAGTCATCAATCACGGTCGAGCCCCTCGCGGGCTCGCGGGTTGAAACTGAGGAACTCGGACGGCACGGTGCTCGCCGAGTACGTCGAGCCCCTCGCGGGCTCGCGGGTTGAAACCCACTCCCGTTGCTGCTTCGGTGTTGGCGTAAACGTCGAGCCCCTCGCGGGCTCGCGGGTTGAAACATGCTTCGCACCTACTCGCCGTTATACCCAAGGCGCGTCGAGCCCCTCGCGGGCTCGCGGGTTGAAACACCCCCTCCAAATCGAGCGGCATCGCCGAAGTGACGTCGAGCCCCTCGCGGGCTCGCGGGTTGAAACACGCGTCTCGAAGAGCAGTCCTGCTTGCATCTCAGTCGAGCCCCTCGCGGGCTCGCGGGTTGAAACACGCCCGGATCGGTCTACCAGACGCTCTACGCGGTCGAGCCCCTCGCGGGCTCGCGGGTTGAAACGCAGAAGGTCGAGGAAGCGGTAGAGGACGTCAATGTCGAGCCCCTCGCGGGCTCGCGGGTTGAAACACGAGTGCAAATGTAGGCGTCTCGCACTTGGTCGGTCGAGCCCCTCGCGGGCTCGCGGGTTGAAACATGGGGACGCCGAGGTGACGGCCTAGCCGTTTGGGTCGAGCCCCTCGCGGGCTCGCGGGTTGAAACCTCTCGGCCCACTCGCTGGCCTCCTCGGAGCGACAGTCGAGCCCCTCGCGGGCTCGCGGGTTGAAACTTCGACCGTCCCGCCCCGTACATGCCCAACAGCGGTCGAGCCCCTCGCGGGCTCGCGGGTTGAAACTATCCGGGCTTCAATCCTCCTTATTCCGGAATGGTCGAGCCCCTCGCGGGCTCGCGGGTTGAAACGCTGAGCCGGAGCCCGTTGTCCCTCGGCTTCTCGTCGAGCCCCTCGCGGGCTCGCGGGTTGAAACGACGTGGAGGCCGAGACGACCGAGGCCGCCACGCGTCGAGCACCTCGCGTCGAGCCCCTCGCGGGCTCGCGGGTTGATATTTGGCGAACTCCATATCACCGCGCTTGACCTGGTTGTAGAGTCCTCATGGGCTCGCCGACTGAAGCGCGATATGCATTTCAGCCTTGCGCCGGTCATTACGTTGAACCCTCGCGAACTCGCTGGTTGGAAGAGGCTGTGCCGAAAGCTCCGAAACGCAAGTCCGCCATGGGGTCGCCAGAAACATCATGGCGGAGCCGCATCAACGATTCGGCGGAGCTCCGGCCTTTCGCGCTCGCCGGCCGCTTCTTCGCGAAAGGCTGCGGGTTGATTCGAGAAACGAGATCCTTCCCGTCGTCCGCCAAAGTCCTTTCTCGCGGACGTTGCGCTTGGAAACCTGCTACACTTACCCGGATCATCAACGGAAGGGAGGCCGCCCATGGCTGCCAAGATCATCGAATTCCCCGGTGCCGACGTGCCCGGCTCCGATCGCGACATCATGCTCTACCAGGTGAAAGCCACCATCCTCGAATCCGAGCCGCCCATCTGGCGCAGGCTTTTGGTTCCCGTCGCCGTCGACATGGACGCGCTCCACGAATTCCTCGCGCGCTCCTTCGGGTGGGCCGGCTACCACCTGTACACCTTCGAGAAAGACGGCATGTCCTACGACGCGCCGCAGCTCTGCGACGAGCTCGCCGCATCGCCCGCGCTCAACGGCGCGCACCGCGACGCGTCGAAGGCGGGCATCGGCGAAACGCTGAGCGTGGGCGACTCCCTCGTCTACACCTACGACCTGGGCGACAATTGGGAAGTCGCCGTCGAGGTGGAGGACGAGGTGTCCGCCGAGGAGGCGTTCGTCCCGTTCCTCCCCGTGTGTCTTGACGGCGAGCGCCACGCCCCGCTCGAGGACTCGGGAGGCATGGGCGGCTACGAGGACCTGTGCCGCACCCTCGCCGATCCGAAGGATCCCGGCTACCGCGACGCGTGCGACTGGGCCGGCTACGACGACGGCGCGGACTTCGACCCGGAGTTCTTCGACATCCTCGGCCTCAACGAGCAGTTCGCCTACGACATGGTCGACGCGATGGAAGACGACTTTTTGCCCGAGGACCCCGACGAGCTCAAAGAGCTGTGCAAGGACCTTCTGGCGCAGCAGATGGTCATGGTGGTGGGCCTGTCGATGGACGGCGTGGCGGGCGAAGACGACGAGGCGTAGCCCA is part of the Arabiibacter massiliensis genome and encodes:
- a CDS encoding plasmid pRiA4b ORF-3 family protein; this encodes MAAKIIEFPGADVPGSDRDIMLYQVKATILESEPPIWRRLLVPVAVDMDALHEFLARSFGWAGYHLYTFEKDGMSYDAPQLCDELAASPALNGAHRDASKAGIGETLSVGDSLVYTYDLGDNWEVAVEVEDEVSAEEAFVPFLPVCLDGERHAPLEDSGGMGGYEDLCRTLADPKDPGYRDACDWAGYDDGADFDPEFFDILGLNEQFAYDMVDAMEDDFLPEDPDELKELCKDLLAQQMVMVVGLSMDGVAGEDDEA